Proteins encoded together in one Corvus hawaiiensis isolate bCorHaw1 chromosome 15, bCorHaw1.pri.cur, whole genome shotgun sequence window:
- the SQSTM1 gene encoding sequestosome-1 isoform X1: MAALTVKAYLLGKEETAREIRRFSLPPPARYRAIYDRVAELFQGLLRAGPPPAFRMHYKDEDGDLIAFSTDEELELAMPYVQDGVFRVYIKEKKECKREHRSQCSQEPPRNMVHPNVICDGCEGPVVGTRFKCSVCPDYDLCSTCEGKGIHKEHNMVMFQSPLLNPFEWLPRGRWLRKMRHGVPPFPWMHCWGYPGPAAPCQNSEQAEATAAAPSAPAAEEASTNSQPQDPNVTFLKNVGESVAAFLSPLGIEVDIDVEHRGERSKVTPTSANQENTNAEATNSTPTQNLQTKADWNNTDSATQVNVVAEQIQDMVIDPVPTQMEDGSFHSQEHSESSSSSGGEEDWTHLSSKEVDPSTGELQSLQMPDTDGPSSLDVPRDPPQPGPTGLREAALYPHLPPEADPRLIESLSQMLSMGFSDEGGWLTRLLQTKNCDIGAALDAIQYSKQPPHL; the protein is encoded by the exons ATGGCGGCGCTGACGGTGAAAGCCTACCTGCTGGGCAAGGAGGAGACGGCCCGCGAGATCCGCCGCTTCTCCctgccgccgcccgcccgctaCCGGGCCATCTACGACCGTGTCGCCGAGCTCTTCCAGGGGCTGCtgcgggccgggccgccgcCCGCCTTCCGCATGCACTACAAGG ATGAGGACGGGGACCTGATCGCTTTTTCCACCGACGAGGAGCTGGAGTTGGCGATGCCGTATGTGCAGGATGGCGTATTCCGTGTTTACATCAAAG agaaaaaggagTGCAAGCGGGAGCACCGCTCACAGTGCAGCCAGGAGCCTCCCCGCAACATGGTGCACCCCAATGTCATCTGTGATGGCTGTGAGGGACCCGTGGTGGGGACCAGGTTCAAGTGCAGTGTCTGTCCAGACTATGACCTGTGTAGCACCTGTGAGGGGAAAGGAATCCACAAGGAGCACAACATGGTGATGTTCCAAAGCCCACTGCTTAATCCATTTGAG TGGCTTCCCCGAGGACGCTGGCTCCGTAAAATGCGCCATGGTGTTCCACCCTTCCCGTGGATGCACTGCTGGGGGTATCCTgggcctgcagctccctgccagaACTCAGAGCAAGCTGAagccactgctgcagcccccagtgCACCTGCTGCAGAAG AAGCTTCTACTAACAGCCAGCCTCAGGACCCCAATGTCACCTTCCTAAAGAATGTTGGGGAGAGTGTTGCAGCTTTTCTGAGCCCCCTGG GTATTGAAGTTGATATCGATGTGGAacacagaggagagagaagcaaAGTGACTCCCACTTCTGCCAACCAAGAGAATACCAATGCTGAGGCAACCAACAGTACTCCAACCCAGAATCTTCAGACCAAAGCAGACTGGAATAATACAGACTCTGCTACACAAGTAAACGTTGTTGCAGAACAGATACAAGACATGGTGATAGATCCTGTGCCCACACAAATGGAAGATGGAAGCTTCCACTCCCAG GAGCACAGTGAGTCCAGCAGTTCATCGGGGGGTGAGGAGGACTGGACCCACTTATCATCCAAAGAAGTGGATCCTTCCACAGGTGAACTGCAGTCTTTGCAAATGCCAGACACAGATGGTCCCAGCTCCCTGGATGTGCCTCGGGATCCTCCCCAGCCAGGACCTACAGGACTGCGAGAAGCTGCTCTCTACCCACACCTCCCCCCAG AAGCAGACCCTCGCCTCATTGAGTCCCTGTCCCAGATGCTCTCCATGGGCTTCTCTGATGAGGGTGGATGGCTCACTCGGCTCCTGCAGACCAAGAACTGTGACATTGGGGCAGCACTAGATGCCATCCAGTATTCTAAGCAGCCACCTCACTTGTAG
- the LOC125333521 gene encoding MRN complex-interacting protein isoform X2: protein MAQRFWVLRCCRCRRFQGQQAKRSGRWSCSVCGQRQAVQKVYGQGSGLECRRHVQKLNLLQGEAEEALGWTSWCAEESVNDSKNRAAQCEDSSVQQEGRTEGSRWSKYLDQKSEDQEDDEEEAALERQQFCSQRKNTVGEQRKHQKRFLSSDVPELAEESGVSQLVYQAKKHKKCFVTVPDGHDGDAGSGGSVVPAVCESVVPEENTQPSTPCTKPSKWRKFLSSSDNSSENAGAVAMALQEGSGGVGLDSTVAGGAWRCLGQAGQTLPQGRGFEFKKCVASTEDLASRPPSSSCAVEDVLREPQSQVLRAGSGAETTAGRCCLGSTGRANTLTNSNLVPKLSSISCEQLFCTGEEFDDDL from the exons ATGGCGCAGCGGTTCTGGGTGCTGCggtgctgccgctgccgccgcttcCAGGGGCAGCAG GCCAAGCGCAGCGGGCGGTGGAGCTGCAGCGTGTGCGGCCAGCGGCAGGCCGTGCAGAAG GTCTATGGCCAGGGCTCGGGCCTGGAGTGCAGGCGCCACGTCCAGAAGCTGAACTTGCTGCAGGGTGAAGCAGAGGAGGCGCTTGGTTGGACATCTTG GTGTGCAGAAGAATCTGTAAATGACAGCAAAAATAGAGCAGCACAATGTGAGGACAGTTCAGTCCAGCAG GAGGGAAGGACAGAAGGCAGTCGCTGGAGTAAATATCTGGACCAGAAGAGTGAGGATCAGGAAGACGACGAGGAGGAGGCAGCTCTAGAAAGGCAACAGTTCTGTTCCCAGAGAAAGAACACTGTGGGAGAACAAAG GAAACACCAGAAGCGCTTCCTCTCCAGTGATGTTCCAGAGCTTGCAGAAGAAAGTGGAGTTTCTCAGCTTGTCTACCAAGCCAAAAAG CACAAGAAATGCTTTGTAACAGTGCCTGATGGACATGATGGGGATGCTGGTTCTGGAGGCAGTGTGGTTCCTGCTGTCTGTGAGTCTGTAGTGCCTGAGGAGAATACACAACCTTCAACTCCTTGTACCAAACCATCCAAGTGGAGAAAATTTCTCTCATCATCTGACAACTCTAGTGAAAATGCTGGTGCAGTGGCCATGGCACTACAGGAGGGCAGTGGAGGTGTGGGGCTGGACAGCACCGTGGCTGGTGGGGCTTGGAGGTGCTTAGGACAGGCTGGACAAACTCTGCCTCAGGGTAGAggttttgaatttaaaaagtgtGTTGCTAGCACTGAGGATCTGGCCTCAAGACCACCCAGCAGCAGTTGCGCAGTTGAGGATGTGCTCAGAGAACCTCAGAGCCAGGTGCTAAGGGCAGGATCTGGTGCAGAGACCACTGCAGGAAGGTGCTGCTTGGGTAGCACAGGGAGGGCAAATACCCTTACTAACTCTAACCTTGTGCCAAAGCTGAGCAGCATTTCTTGTGAGCAACTCTTCTGCACAGGTGAGGAGTTTGATGATGATCTGTGA
- the SQSTM1 gene encoding sequestosome-1 isoform X2 → MAALTVKAYLLGKEETAREIRRFSLPPPARYRAIYDRVAELFQGLLRAGPPPAFRMHYKDEDGDLIAFSTDEELELAMPYVQDGVFRVYIKEKKECKREHRSQCSQEPPRNMVHPNVICDGCEGPVVGTRFKCSVCPDYDLCSTCEGKGIHKEHNMVMFQSPLLNPFEWLPRGRWLRKMRHGVPPFPWMHCWGYPGPAAPCQNSEQAEATAAAPSAPAAEGIEVDIDVEHRGERSKVTPTSANQENTNAEATNSTPTQNLQTKADWNNTDSATQVNVVAEQIQDMVIDPVPTQMEDGSFHSQEHSESSSSSGGEEDWTHLSSKEVDPSTGELQSLQMPDTDGPSSLDVPRDPPQPGPTGLREAALYPHLPPEADPRLIESLSQMLSMGFSDEGGWLTRLLQTKNCDIGAALDAIQYSKQPPHL, encoded by the exons ATGGCGGCGCTGACGGTGAAAGCCTACCTGCTGGGCAAGGAGGAGACGGCCCGCGAGATCCGCCGCTTCTCCctgccgccgcccgcccgctaCCGGGCCATCTACGACCGTGTCGCCGAGCTCTTCCAGGGGCTGCtgcgggccgggccgccgcCCGCCTTCCGCATGCACTACAAGG ATGAGGACGGGGACCTGATCGCTTTTTCCACCGACGAGGAGCTGGAGTTGGCGATGCCGTATGTGCAGGATGGCGTATTCCGTGTTTACATCAAAG agaaaaaggagTGCAAGCGGGAGCACCGCTCACAGTGCAGCCAGGAGCCTCCCCGCAACATGGTGCACCCCAATGTCATCTGTGATGGCTGTGAGGGACCCGTGGTGGGGACCAGGTTCAAGTGCAGTGTCTGTCCAGACTATGACCTGTGTAGCACCTGTGAGGGGAAAGGAATCCACAAGGAGCACAACATGGTGATGTTCCAAAGCCCACTGCTTAATCCATTTGAG TGGCTTCCCCGAGGACGCTGGCTCCGTAAAATGCGCCATGGTGTTCCACCCTTCCCGTGGATGCACTGCTGGGGGTATCCTgggcctgcagctccctgccagaACTCAGAGCAAGCTGAagccactgctgcagcccccagtgCACCTGCTGCAGAAG GTATTGAAGTTGATATCGATGTGGAacacagaggagagagaagcaaAGTGACTCCCACTTCTGCCAACCAAGAGAATACCAATGCTGAGGCAACCAACAGTACTCCAACCCAGAATCTTCAGACCAAAGCAGACTGGAATAATACAGACTCTGCTACACAAGTAAACGTTGTTGCAGAACAGATACAAGACATGGTGATAGATCCTGTGCCCACACAAATGGAAGATGGAAGCTTCCACTCCCAG GAGCACAGTGAGTCCAGCAGTTCATCGGGGGGTGAGGAGGACTGGACCCACTTATCATCCAAAGAAGTGGATCCTTCCACAGGTGAACTGCAGTCTTTGCAAATGCCAGACACAGATGGTCCCAGCTCCCTGGATGTGCCTCGGGATCCTCCCCAGCCAGGACCTACAGGACTGCGAGAAGCTGCTCTCTACCCACACCTCCCCCCAG AAGCAGACCCTCGCCTCATTGAGTCCCTGTCCCAGATGCTCTCCATGGGCTTCTCTGATGAGGGTGGATGGCTCACTCGGCTCCTGCAGACCAAGAACTGTGACATTGGGGCAGCACTAGATGCCATCCAGTATTCTAAGCAGCCACCTCACTTGTAG
- the LOC125333521 gene encoding MRN complex-interacting protein isoform X1, which yields MAQRFWVLRCCRCRRFQGQQAKRSGRWSCSVCGQRQAVQKVYGQGSGLECRRHVQKLNLLQGEAEEALGWTSWCAEESVNDSKNRAAQCEDSSVQQEGRTEGSRWSKYLDQKSEDQEDDEEEAALERQQFCSQRKNTVGEQRKHQKRFLSSDVPELAEESGVSQLVYQAKKVKTTEHKKCFVTVPDGHDGDAGSGGSVVPAVCESVVPEENTQPSTPCTKPSKWRKFLSSSDNSSENAGAVAMALQEGSGGVGLDSTVAGGAWRCLGQAGQTLPQGRGFEFKKCVASTEDLASRPPSSSCAVEDVLREPQSQVLRAGSGAETTAGRCCLGSTGRANTLTNSNLVPKLSSISCEQLFCTGEEFDDDL from the exons ATGGCGCAGCGGTTCTGGGTGCTGCggtgctgccgctgccgccgcttcCAGGGGCAGCAG GCCAAGCGCAGCGGGCGGTGGAGCTGCAGCGTGTGCGGCCAGCGGCAGGCCGTGCAGAAG GTCTATGGCCAGGGCTCGGGCCTGGAGTGCAGGCGCCACGTCCAGAAGCTGAACTTGCTGCAGGGTGAAGCAGAGGAGGCGCTTGGTTGGACATCTTG GTGTGCAGAAGAATCTGTAAATGACAGCAAAAATAGAGCAGCACAATGTGAGGACAGTTCAGTCCAGCAG GAGGGAAGGACAGAAGGCAGTCGCTGGAGTAAATATCTGGACCAGAAGAGTGAGGATCAGGAAGACGACGAGGAGGAGGCAGCTCTAGAAAGGCAACAGTTCTGTTCCCAGAGAAAGAACACTGTGGGAGAACAAAG GAAACACCAGAAGCGCTTCCTCTCCAGTGATGTTCCAGAGCTTGCAGAAGAAAGTGGAGTTTCTCAGCTTGTCTACCAAGCCAAAAAGGTTAAAACCACTGAG CACAAGAAATGCTTTGTAACAGTGCCTGATGGACATGATGGGGATGCTGGTTCTGGAGGCAGTGTGGTTCCTGCTGTCTGTGAGTCTGTAGTGCCTGAGGAGAATACACAACCTTCAACTCCTTGTACCAAACCATCCAAGTGGAGAAAATTTCTCTCATCATCTGACAACTCTAGTGAAAATGCTGGTGCAGTGGCCATGGCACTACAGGAGGGCAGTGGAGGTGTGGGGCTGGACAGCACCGTGGCTGGTGGGGCTTGGAGGTGCTTAGGACAGGCTGGACAAACTCTGCCTCAGGGTAGAggttttgaatttaaaaagtgtGTTGCTAGCACTGAGGATCTGGCCTCAAGACCACCCAGCAGCAGTTGCGCAGTTGAGGATGTGCTCAGAGAACCTCAGAGCCAGGTGCTAAGGGCAGGATCTGGTGCAGAGACCACTGCAGGAAGGTGCTGCTTGGGTAGCACAGGGAGGGCAAATACCCTTACTAACTCTAACCTTGTGCCAAAGCTGAGCAGCATTTCTTGTGAGCAACTCTTCTGCACAGGTGAGGAGTTTGATGATGATCTGTGA